The region CATGCAGGGGTGGCCGGCACTCGCCTGTCGGCGTTGCGTTTGATAATGCGCCGATGTGATGAATCCACCTGTGACGGATGACGGGGGCAACAGCGGGAGACATGCGCGGGTCCCGGCTTTCCGACTACACCGGGATGGCGACGACCGGACCGGTTGACGCACCTGGCGCAGCCGGGAGCGCGGCTGACAGGCCATTTCATTTCGGGAGTCGGCGGTAGCAGATGGGGATGGCCGCGATCGCGGTGAAAGCCAGGAAGTGGTCGGGTTTGCGCTCGTAGCGGCGGTGCGGGCGCCGGCACCCGCTGAAACAGCTCCGACAACCCGTTCCTCTTTCCAGGCGGGGAGGTCTGTCTGGTCGGGTTGCCGCTGGTTCGGTGAACTCCGCACCGTCTGCGACCACTTCATCGCTTCCTGCGCGTCCCGAGTCAGGGGCACGGTGCGCCGGCACCTGGGCCGTGGCACGGCCCAGACCCGGTCGATCGTCGCGGAGCCCCCTCGGTACACAGGGGATCGGGAGGCGTGGGAGAAGGGGCGGCCCTGACACCCCGGCCCGCCGGTACCGACCCCGACACCGCTACCGATGCCGTCCCGGGCGAGGCGGGTCACGTTACGTCGCGATGACCGATGCCCTCCTGAATCGGGGTGCCTAGTGTCATCTCGTCCCTGGTGGCAACGGATCGGAATCGGACCCGCATGCGTCTGCTCACGTACCTCGTCGGCTGCAGTGTCGACGGCTTCACCGCCGGTCCTGACGGACAGTGCGACCCCTTCGCCTTCGACGGCGATCTCAAGGCCGCCGTTCTGGCCGAGTACCCCGAGACCGTTCCGGACCATGCCCGCAGGCCGCTGGGCGTCGTCAGCACGGCGAACAGATTGTTCGACACGGTCGTCATGGGGCGCGGCGTCTACGAATCCGCTCGGGCGGCCGGTGCGGACAGCCCGTATCCCTGGCTGCGGCAGTACGTGGTCTCCTCGTCCCTGAAACGACCCGCGTCAGGGGTCGATGTCGTCGCCGGGGACCCGGCGGAGTTCGTCCGCGGGCTGAAGCGGCGGCCGGGCATGGGCGTCTGGCTGTGCGGCGGCCCGGTGCTGGCCGGGCGCTTGCTGCGCGAGGTCGACAAGCTCGTGGTCCACCGCCACCCGGTGGTGTTCGGGGCCGGCGTTCCGCTGTTCCACGCGGCATTCGACCCTGCCGCCTTCACGCTGACCGACTTCCGGGTCTTCGCCACCGGCGCGACGGTCACCACGTACACCAAGCAGTAGGAGCACAGATGTTGTTTCGCCCCACGACCGAGGCCGATCAAGAGCGTGTCGCAGCAGTCATCGTGGATGAACCGGTGGGCTGGATCGACGCCGACCGCTATCTGGACGAGTTGAAGCAGGGGATGTACCGGCCGGAGTGGACCTGGATCGCCGAGGACGACGGGCGGATCGTGGGCCGTTCCTTGTGGTGGGGGCAGCAGGACAGCGCTCACCCCGTCGCCCTGGACTGTCTGCATGTCGACCCGGCGCTCCCCGACCGCGCGGAGGTGGCGGCCGGGCTGCTGACCGCCGCGCTGCGGGCGTTCGCCGACGCCGGTGCGCCCAAAACTCCGCTGTACAACCTGACGCTGCCCGTCGGCTGGCGTGACACCCCGGCCGCGGTGGCCGCCGTGGAGTGGCGGCGCCGGGCCGCCGTGGCAGCGGGCCTCACACACGAGGTGGAACGGCTGCGCCTGCAATGGACGGCCGACGTCGGCCTCCCCACGTCCAGGGGCCGGCTGACGTTCGCCCCCGCTTCGGACGAGGAGTTCCTCCGGCTGTTCCGTCGGATAGCCGTCGGCAGCCTGGACGACGAGACACGCAGGAACATCGCCGTCAAGGGCGCCGAAGCCACGGCCAGGGACGAGATGGACTTCTATCTCGGCTGCCCCGGTCGGCGCGAGTGGTGGCGCGTGGCCCACACCCCGGACGGGCAGGTCGCGGGCCTCGCCCTCCCCTCCGCGACACCGTATGCCCGCAACGTGGGCTACCTGGGCGTCGTCCCCGAGTTCCGCGGCCATGGGTACGTGGACGACCTCCTCACCGAGATCACCCTCATCCACACGGAGTCCGGTGCCGAACTGATCACAGCCACCACGGACACCGGCAACGCCCCCATGGCCGCGGCCTTCGCCCGCGCCGGCTACCGGACTTCGGAGATCCGCATGCTGTATTCGGCGCCGGTGGCGTAGGGCGGAGAGACGGAGGCCCCCTCGCCCGAGGGAGACGGACGGTTGATGAAGGGCGGCAGCGGGCGCGCCGTATGAAGAGAGCCGTATGAGCCGTATGAGCCGTATGAAGAGAGGAGAGCCGGTCCGATGCCGGTTTTCATCGAAGAGTTCACGTTGGCCGGGAGTGACAGCGGTCCCTACGCGCTCACCACGGGCCCGGACGGGGCGCTGTGGTTCACGCTGGTTCACAGCGGGGGCATCGGGCGTCTCGTGCCCGGAGGGGTACTCACGCACCATCAACTCGATCCGGACTGCGGGCCGACGATCATCGCTGTCGGGCCGGACGACGCCTTGTGGTTCACCGAGCACCGGGCGCACCGCATCGGCCGGATCGCCCTCGACGGCAAGGTCGAGGAATTCACCGTGCCGACCGCGGAGTGCGGTCCGTTCGGAATCGCCGCCGGCCCGGACGGAGCGCTGTGGTTCACCGAGACCGCCGCCGACCGGATCGGCAGGATCACCAGCGACGGCCGGGTGACCGAGTTCCCGCTGCCGGCCACGGGGTCCTGCCCCTCCGCGATCACGGCAGGCGCCGACGACGGGATGTGGTTCACCCTGAACCAGGCCGACGCGATCGGGCGGATCGGCATGGACGGAGCCGTCACTCTGCACCCGTTGCCGACCAGGTCCGCCGGCCCGGTGGGCATCACGGCCGGGCACGACGGGGCAGTCTGGTTCGTCGAGATCGGTGCAGGGCAGATCGGGCGGATCACTCCCGACGGCGGGATCACCGAGTTCCCGCTGCCCGACCGCACGTCCCGGCCGCATGCCATCACCCCCGGCAGCGACGGCACGTTGTGGTTCACCGAGTGGGCCGGCAACCGGGTGGGCTCCCTCACCCCCGACGGCACTGTCACCGTGCACGACCTGCCGACCCCGGGCTCGGAACCGCACGGGATCGCTCTGGGCCCGGACGGAGCTCTGTGGACAGCGCTGGAAATCGGCGCACTCGCCCGCGTCGGCGTCCGTGTCCGCACGCAACGAAGCAACGAACAACGAGGGAACGAAAGGGAACACTCATGAAGTACGCACTCGTGATCTTCGAGACCGATGAGTCGCGCCACCGGATCCGGACCGACCAGGCAGCTCACCGAGCGGCGTACGAGACCTGGATCGGCAAGATCGCGGCGGCAGGCAAACTGATCAGTGGCGATGCCCTGGACACCGAGTCGGCCTCCGCGACGACCCTGCGCAAGACCACCGAAGCAGCGCCCGCCACGGTGACCGACGGGCCCGCACACCCCGGCGAGGAGACCCTGGGCGGCTGGTTCGTCATCGACGTGGCCGACCGTGAGGAAGCCGTGGAACTCGCCAAGGGGCTCGGCACCTTGGAGACCATCGAGATCTGGCCGGTGCTCGAAGGCGCCTGAGGACGGCCCGTTGCGGCATCGCCCCTCCCCCGACGTACAGTGTCGATCATGATGCTCGGTTGCTGGCCGGGGGGAGCGGACGGTGCAGGGGCGCGCAGACGAACGACGCCACATTGAGCGGATGCTCGCCAACTCTCGGCGCGGAGCGAGCAGTTCACTGCTGCTGCACGGCGAGGCCGGCATCGGCAAGACCACTCTCCTTGAGCATGCGGCCGCCCACGCGGACGGCATGCGCGTGCTGCGGGTCGAGGGCATCGAGTCGGAGATGGAGCTCGCTTTCGGAGGGCTCCATCAGCTCTTCCTGCCGGTGCTCGATCTACTCGACCGGCTGCCGGGACCGCAGGCCGGAGCTCTGCGCGCCGTCTTCGGCCTGAGCGACGAGCCCGTACGGGACCGACTCACCCTGGGGCTCGCCACGCTGTCGCTGCTGTCCGAGGCGGCCACGGACGACCCCCTGCTGTGCCTGGTCGACGACCTGCAATGGCTCGACCGGCCGTCCGGGGACGCGCTGACCTTTGCCGCCCGGCGGCTGCGGGACGAAGGCATCGTCATGCTCTTCGCCACCCGCGGCACCTCGCCGGAGAGCGGATCGAAGGCGCTGCCGCGCGTACACGTCACCGGCATAGACCGGCGGTCGGCCGTGGCGCTGCTGCCCGGCCTCGCTCCCCCGGTCGCCGAGCACATCCTCGACCAGGCGCAGGGAAACCCGCTGGCGCTGCGGGAGTTGGCCGCCGCACTGACCCCGGCGCAACGCGCCGGACAGCTGGGGCCGCTGGCGCCGGCCGAGGCGCGGCCCGAGCTGCCCCATCAGCTCCAGGACGCGTTCGCGCAGCAGATCCGCCGCCTTCCCGACGCGACCCAGCGCACTCTCGCGGTGGCCGCGGCCGACGACACCGGGGACCTTCCCACCGTGCTGGCAGCCGCGGGCCGACTCGACGGGGAGGTCAGGGATCTAGAGCCCGCCGAGCGGGCCGGACTGGTCTTCGTCTCCGCGCAGAAACTGCGTTTCCGGCACCCCCTCATCCGGTTCGCCGCCTACCAACAGGCCCCGCTGGCCTGGCGGATCGCGGCGCACCGGGCGTTGGCGGCGGACCTGGACGGTGCCCAGCACGCGCACCGGCGCGCCTGGCACCTGGCCGCCGCGACGACCGGCCCGGACGAAGAGGTCGCCGCGGAGTTGGAACGGGTCGCCGAGTGGGCCGGAACCAGGCAGGCGATGGCGTCCGCGTCCGCGGCGTACGAGCGAGCCGCCCGCCTGACCGCCGATCCGCACCGGCACGCCCGCCGGCTGATCACCGCCGCGCAGAAGGCGAGCGAGGCCGGCCAGGACGAACGGTGCCGCGCTCTCACCGACCAGGTGCCACTGCCGTTGCGGGACCCAGGGATGGCGGCGGACTTCGCCCGCGTACGCTCCGTGGTCGAGCTCGGCTACGGCAGCCCCCGCCGGGCCGCCCGCATCCTGGCCGACTGCGCGGACACGATCTCGGCCGACCGCCCCGACAAGCTCGCGCCGCTGCTGACCGACGCCATCCACGCGGCCCTCTGCGCGGGCGACGCACCCCTCATGGTGGAGATCGGCGTCCGCACACCCCATCTGCCGATCCTGGCCGTGCCCGCCCGCCTCCTGGCGGGCGACCTGCCCGGCGCGCGCCGGGCCCTGGACACTCTCGTACGGGCCGGACGCCTCGCTGACGTCGGGCTCATGGACCAGTTGGTGACCGCGATCTACTGCCACCTGATCGCCGATCACGCGACCGCGCACAAACTGGCCGCCGCGGCGGTCGCCCACTGCCGCGAGCAGGGTATCGGTGGATGGCTGCCCACCACGCTGCATCTGCGCGCCCAGGTGGAGCTGGCGCTCGGCCGGCTCGACGACGCGCACGCACACGCCACCGAAGCGCTCCGGCTGGCCGACGGCTACGACCTGGACCACCGAGCAGCCCATCTGCGCGCCCTGTTGGCGGTGCTGGCCGCCACCCAAGGGGAGGAGGCGCAGACCCGGAAAATGGCCGAACAGGCACTGGAGTACACCCGCCCGCGCGAGGTCGGACGGGGCGCGGCGGAGGCGCTGTGGGCGCTGGGGCTGCTCGACCTCGCCCTCGGGCGGGCGCAGGACGCGCTGCGCCACCTGGAGGCCGCCCGGCAGGCGGCGGGCCACCCCTTCCTGGCCCGGCACCTGTTGCCGGATCTGATCGAGGCGGCCGTGCGCGCCGGACATCCGGAAGGGGCGCGGGCACCCGCGGACCAGCTCATGACATGGGCGGCCGACCTCGGCCAGCTCCACTTCACGGCCCAAGCGCACCGCTGCGCGGCCCTGACCAGCCCGGACACACAGGCCGAGCAGCACTATCTGGCCGCCTTGGACCTGCACACCGACGGCAATGACTTCGATCGGGCGCGTACCCAACTCCTCTACGGCGAATGGCTGCGCCGCTCGCGCCGCAAAATCGACGCCCGCGACCAACTGCGCACCGCACTGAAAATCTTCGATCAGCTGAACGCCCGACCCTGGGCCAACCGCGCTCGCACGGAACTCCAGGCAGCCGGCGAAACCCACGACCCGTCCGACGCCACCGACTCCCCCCTGACCCGCCTGAGCGCCCAGGAGCGCGAAGTCGTCCGCCTCGCGGCCACCGGCGCCACCAACCGCGAAATCGCCACGCACCTGTTCCTGAGCCCACGCACCGTCGGCCACCACCTCTACCGCGCGTTCCCCAAGCTCGGCATCAGCTCCCGAACAGAACTCGCCGACCTGCTCACGCCCTGACGGGCGCAGAAGAACAGGCAGGTCAGGCGCCCTTCCCGACCACAGGCACAAGCTGGGCTGAGCCGGGACGCCAGCTGCGACCGAGAGAGACCTACCTGGGCGGTCCTCGCGCCTCACAGGAACGCCTGCCGGCGGCCGATGAGGCGAGGGAGCCCCGTGGCGGCGCGAGCCATGCCCAGTCCCAACCTGCGCAAGGCCCGGGTCCTCCTTCGGCACTACTGCGAGGAACTGGGCGTGGACTACCTGGAGACCGGACTGATCGCCTCCTATCGACAGGCACTCACCAGCCTCCATCAGGCAGGAGCGCCTCTCCGGCTCGGTTGGTGCGGAGTCGTGGACGCGCCGTCCACGTCCGCCGCGGTGGCCCCCGCGTTCGCCGATGCCGCTCGCCGCGACGGTGAAAGCGGCGACACGGTCGCCGTGCTGCGACAGATGCGGCGCAGGCGCGGCGAAGCAGAGGAGCTGCTCGAGACCACTCAGGTCCTCCTCGGCCCACAGACGGGATCGTTCACCAGCGAGGTCGGCGCGCTGCTGGAGTATGTCGGCTCCACCACGCCATGCTCGGCATCGCCCGACTCCACAACCTCAGCCTCGCCAACTGACGGAAACCAAGCTGGTCAACCGACATGGCGTAGATCATTTACGGGACAGCCCTCAGCGAGATGAACGGCGCTTCCGATCCGTACTCAGCCGCGCTCGCCCGCGGCAGCGTCGCCCACATCCGCGTCCCCCCGCCCGGCTCCCGCGACTCCCCGAAGCCCCAGTCGCCGTCGCAGGCCCGGCATACGCAGGCCAGGACCCGCAGGGCCGCGCGGCGGCGGGCGTCGCAGGCGGCGGCCAGGCGGGGGTGGGTGTGGCGTGGGTGACGGTCGTAGACGATCACGCGGAAGGCGTCACCCCGATAGCGGAGCGACAGGTAGAAGTCGGGGGATTCGGTGAACTGACACGCGGCCGCGTTCAGTTCACCGACCGCCTGGAGTGCCGCGTCCATGATGTCGCGCAGGTCGTGCGCAGCGAGGAACGCGCGCGTGGCCGCTCGCGCGAGCGTCGGGCTGGCCAGCGCCGCCGGGAGGGTGAGGCTGTACGCGAGGGTTTCGGGGCTGGGCCGGGTGGGGTCGGCGGGGTAGGCGGTCGCGAGGGGGCATGGGGACATCGGTCCTCCTGAGGGGGGAGGGCAGCGGTGGCTTGTCGCGGGCAGGGGCCTGCGATGCACTTCCAACTGCCGTCAGTAGCAGGTGCGTTACTCAACGTAGAGCGAGTGATGGTTACATTGCCACCTCAATAGAGAAATTGACCCATACGTGGTCCATCGACGGCCAGTAACGGCAGACTGCTGCCGAGCCGCGCGAGAGGGAGGCCATGCCACCGAGGACGACACCCACGGAGCGTCAGAAGCGTCTGGGCGCCGAGCTGCGCAAGATGCGGACGGCGGCGGGAATGACCGCAGACCATGCCGCCGGGCTGCTCGGTCTCGACCGGGCGAAGATCTCCAACGTAGAGACGGGCATCCGTACCATCAGCCCAGAGCGGCTGCGCACCCTCGCCTGCAACTGCGACTGCTCGGACCCGGCGTACGTGGAGGCGCTGGTGGCCATGGCTCAGCCCAGCGGTCGTGGCTGGTGGGAGCGCTACCGGGGCTCCCTTCCCTCCAGCCTGCTGGACATCGCGGAGTTGGAGTCATACGCGGTCAGGATGCGCACGGCCCACACCATCCATGTTCCGGGGGTACTGCAGACCAGCGATCACGCACTCGAACTCTTCAGGGCCGTACTGCCACCGCTGCCCGAGCGCGAGGTCGCCCTGCGACTCGCCTACCGAGTGGAGCGGCAGCAAGTACTGGAAGGCGAGAACCCGCCCGAGTACGTCGGCCTGGTGCACGAGGCCGTGCTGCGCATGCAGTTCGGTGGCCGCAAGGTGGCCCGCGCCCAGCTGGAGCACCTGCTCAGTCTGTCGGAGCGCCCACCGATCCGTGTCCTGGTCATCCCCTTCGCCGCAGGGACGTTCCCCGGCGCCGGCAACACGGTCAACTACCTGGAAGCGTCCGTGCCGCAGCTCGACACCGTCCAGGTCGACAACTCACACGGCCCGGAATTCCTCGGCGGTGCCGCGCAGTTGGCCAAGTACCGTGCGCACTTGGACTGGATGGAACGCATGGCCCTCTCCCCAGAGGCATCACGAGACTTCATCCGCGACATCGCCAACAGTCTGTGAGGAGACGCCCGATGGACAACATCACCTGGGAGGACGCGTTCTGCGGCGAAGGAGCCAGCTGCTTCCGCCTCGGCACCGACCCCGACGGCAACGCCTACATCGCCATAGCCGGCGCCGAAGACCACTACCTCACCGACACCCGCGAAGCGCTCCGCACCATGATCCTCGACATCAAGGCGGGCAGGGCCGACCACCTCCTCTGAGCCGCCGGACGGCTACCCCAACGGCCGGTAGTACCCCAGCACCCACGCCAACTGTGCGAACCACCCCCGCAACAACTCCCGCGGCTTCGCGGTCACCACGCACTCGTAGACCCTGCCGTCCAGGTGGACCACGGCGACCATCAGGGCCTTGCCGTTGGGGCTCGCCTTGTAGTGGACGCTGCGGATCTCGACCCAGGGGAAGTCGACCGTGATGTCGTACATCTCGAAGGCCACACCCGACGCGTCGACAACGACCGAGTTGTGCTTGTCGACCGCCAGGAACTCCGGTCCGGGCGCCGAGGGCTGGGGTGGCCCTGGGGCGTACTGCGGCGGGGGCGGGCCGAAGCCCGGTGGGGTGGAAGCGGGCGGCTGGTCTGTCACTCCGGCAACCTACCCGGCGTACGCGGATCCCCTACGTGGAGGGCTCCCTGTAGGCCCCCTCTGAACCTTCTTTCCGTCCCCTGAAACATTTCCGGGGGGCCGGCGCATCAAGGGAGTGAAGGCCGCGATACCAAAGACACGGGGGCGGGATGAGACAGGTCCGGGGGGACGAGTACGCCGAGTTCGCGGCGGCGCGGGCCGGGCATCTCTACCGTTCCGCCTGTCTGCTCACCGGCGGGGACACCCATCTCGCCGAGGATCTGGTGCAGGAGACCCTCGGTCGCCTGTACGTCCGCTGGTACCGGGTCTCCCGCGTCGACAACCCCGCCGGGTACGCCCAGACCGTCCTCACCCGTACGTTCCTCGCCCACCAGCGGCGCCGCAGCAGCCGGGAACGCGCCACGGACGAGTTCCCCGACCTTCCCGACCCGCGCGCGGCCGACACCGACACACCCCTTCGGCTGACCCTGGTCGAGGCACTCGGCCGGCTGTCCGCCAAGGACCGGGCCGTGGTCGTGCTGCGCTACTGGGAGGACCGCAGCGTCGAGGAGACCGCCGAGGCCATGAACGTCAGCTCGGCCGCCGTACGCACCCGCTGCACCCGCGCGCTCGCCCGGCTGCGGCTGCTGCTCGGGGACACCCTCGGCGAGCACGCCAGATCCTGACCCCGGCCCGGCGCCGGCGCCGACGACCTTACAGACCGCTCCGACAGACAGCACTTACGGAGAGCAGAGAGGGTGATTCGCCATGCCCGTTGACGACCGCGACCACGATCGATACCACGACCACCACCGAGGACACGACCACGAGGACCGTTTCGAGGAACGGCTCGGCGAGGCCCTGCACCACGCGGGCGGGGCCTACGAGACCGACCGGCGTGCCCTGGTCGCGGCCGGCGAGGCGCGCGGCCACAGGTTGCTGCTGCGGCGCAGGGCCGCCGTCGTGGGGGGCGTGGCCTCGGTCGCGCTCGTGGGTCTCGGCGGGGCACTCCTCGTCCCCGGGGGCGACGACGGGCGGCAGTCCGTGGCCACCGGCGCGAAGACCCCCGTCGCCTCGGCCGCCCCCAAGGTGTCGTACACCGGCGACGAACTGATCGGCATCCTCAAGAAGTTGCTCCCTCGGGGCAAGTTCGGCACGGCGGAGGCACGCGGCACGGACGAGAAGCTGCCGCCGTACGCGCAGGTCGTCCACAACGACGGCAAGGGCGAGGCGGCCATCGCCGTCGGCTTCAACCGGGTCCTGCCGGGCACCGAGCAGGCCCGCCAGACCGTCGAGTGCCCGGACAAGGTCCTGACGCGGTACGACAGCTGCGCCGTGACCAGGCTGCCCGACGGCTCGGCGCTCAAGGTCTTCCAGGGGTACGAGTACCCGGACCGCCGCGCGGACACGAAGCTGTGGACGGCGGACCTCGTCACCCCCAAGGGTCAGCACGTCAGCGTGAGCGAATGGAACGCCGCGGCCGAGAAGGGCGCGCCGGTCAGCAGGGCCGAACCACCCCTTTCCCCGGCGCGGTTGAAGACTCTCGCCACGGCCGGCGTGTGGCTGGGCGTCGTCGACGCGATCCCGGTGGATCCCAAGGCCCCGACGGCGGCTGCGACACAGCCCTCCGGCGTCAGCGGCCGCGCGATCGGTTCGACGCTCGTCTCGCTGCTTCCCAAGGGCGTCAAGGTGGTCGCCAAGAGCGGCCCGGACAGCGGGTACGGCTATGTCGTCGTCGACGACGGCAAGGGCAGGAGCCTGGTCCAGATCAACGTGCAGCCGAACATGTCGGCCGTCGAGCACCAGCTCTTCGGGGCGGACGCCGAGAAGCTGGCCGACGGCACGAAGGTCGTCACGCACGAGGAGCCGGGCGAGAAGGGCGGCGCCGGCGTCGTCATGTGGACCGCCGACACCATCAGGACCGACGGGTTCCGTGTGGTGGTCAGTGCCTTCAACTCCGGCAGCCAGGAGACCGCCGCGACGCGCACCGCCCCCGCCCTCACGACGAAGCAGCTCCGGGCGATCGCCCTCAGTGCGAAGTGGCGCGGTCTGGGCTGAGTTCCCTCGCCGCTCTCACGCGTCGGGCCCCGTCGGGCAGACCTGTCGGCGGGGTCCGACGCATGACCGGTTTCCGCCACCGGCTCTTTGTCGTCTCTTGACCTGCCCATGCCAAGCACTCACCATGAGCGCCACACCCGCACTCCGTACGTCGCACTGATTCCACCCCCCACACTCCGCCAAGGAGAATTCATGCGACTTCACAGACGCGGCAGGCGCACCGTCACCCTCGCGACCCTGCTCGCGCTCGCCCTCGCCGCCCCGATCACCGCCACCGCCACCCACGCCACGGCGACGGGAGCGAAGGCCCCCGCACCCTCGGCCGACGACATCCGTCAGTACGAGATCCACCAGAGCACCACCCCGGTGACCCGCACCGCCATCCAGCAGACCGGCGTCACCGTGGACGAGGCCGACGAGGAGACCGTCGTCGTCTCGGGCCGCGCCGACCAGGTCGCGAAACTGCGCCGACTCGGCTACGAGGTCTCGCTGTTGGGGTCCGCGCCGAACCGGTCGAGCGGCGCCGGCGACGTCCGCCTCCTCGACTTCCCCTCGGCCGACTCGAAGTACCACAACTACGCCGAGATGAACACGGAGATCGACCAGCGGCTCGCGGCCTACCCGAGCATCATGAGCAAGCGGGTGATCGGGAAGTCGTACCAGGGCCGGGACATCGTCGCCATCAAGGTCAGCGACAACGTGGCCACCGACGAGAACGAGCCCGAGGTCCTCCTCACCTTCCACCAGCACGCCCGAGAGCACCTGACCGTCGAGATGGCGCTGTATCTGCTGCGCGAGCTCGGGGCCGGGTACGGCAGCGACTCCCGGGTCACCGACATGGTGAACAACCGCGAGATCTGGATCGTCCCCGACCTCAACCCGGACGGCGGCGAGTACGACATCGCGACCGGCTCCTACCGCTCGTGGCGCAAGAACCGCCAGCCCAACTCCGGTTCCTCGTACGTCGGTACGGATCTCAACCGCAACTGGAACTACAAGTGGGGCTGCTGCGGCGGCTCCTCCGGCTCCACGTCCTCCGAGACCTACCGCGGCGCCTCCGCCGAGTCCGCGCCCGAGGTGAAGGTCGTCGCCGACTTCGTGCGGAGCCGGGTCGTCGGCGGGAAGCAGCAGATCAAGGCCGGGATCGACTTCCACACGTACAGCGAACTCGTGCTGTGGCCCTTCGGGTACACCACCGCCGACACCGCGACCGGCATGACAGCGGACGACGCCGCCGCGTTCAAAGCCGTCGGCCAGAAGATGGCGGCCAGCAACGGGTACACCCCCGAGCAGTCCAGCGACCTCTACATCACCGACGGGTCGATCGACGACTACCTCTGGGGCAGTCAGAAGATCTTCGACTACACCTTCGAGATGTATCCGACGTCCAGTTC is a window of Streptomyces mirabilis DNA encoding:
- a CDS encoding dihydrofolate reductase family protein — translated: MRLLTYLVGCSVDGFTAGPDGQCDPFAFDGDLKAAVLAEYPETVPDHARRPLGVVSTANRLFDTVVMGRGVYESARAAGADSPYPWLRQYVVSSSLKRPASGVDVVAGDPAEFVRGLKRRPGMGVWLCGGPVLAGRLLREVDKLVVHRHPVVFGAGVPLFHAAFDPAAFTLTDFRVFATGATVTTYTKQ
- a CDS encoding GNAT family N-acetyltransferase, giving the protein MLFRPTTEADQERVAAVIVDEPVGWIDADRYLDELKQGMYRPEWTWIAEDDGRIVGRSLWWGQQDSAHPVALDCLHVDPALPDRAEVAAGLLTAALRAFADAGAPKTPLYNLTLPVGWRDTPAAVAAVEWRRRAAVAAGLTHEVERLRLQWTADVGLPTSRGRLTFAPASDEEFLRLFRRIAVGSLDDETRRNIAVKGAEATARDEMDFYLGCPGRREWWRVAHTPDGQVAGLALPSATPYARNVGYLGVVPEFRGHGYVDDLLTEITLIHTESGAELITATTDTGNAPMAAAFARAGYRTSEIRMLYSAPVA
- a CDS encoding virginiamycin B lyase family protein, whose protein sequence is MPVFIEEFTLAGSDSGPYALTTGPDGALWFTLVHSGGIGRLVPGGVLTHHQLDPDCGPTIIAVGPDDALWFTEHRAHRIGRIALDGKVEEFTVPTAECGPFGIAAGPDGALWFTETAADRIGRITSDGRVTEFPLPATGSCPSAITAGADDGMWFTLNQADAIGRIGMDGAVTLHPLPTRSAGPVGITAGHDGAVWFVEIGAGQIGRITPDGGITEFPLPDRTSRPHAITPGSDGTLWFTEWAGNRVGSLTPDGTVTVHDLPTPGSEPHGIALGPDGALWTALEIGALARVGVRVRTQRSNEQRGNEREHS
- a CDS encoding YciI family protein, yielding MKYALVIFETDESRHRIRTDQAAHRAAYETWIGKIAAAGKLISGDALDTESASATTLRKTTEAAPATVTDGPAHPGEETLGGWFVIDVADREEAVELAKGLGTLETIEIWPVLEGA
- a CDS encoding ATP-binding protein; protein product: MQGRADERRHIERMLANSRRGASSSLLLHGEAGIGKTTLLEHAAAHADGMRVLRVEGIESEMELAFGGLHQLFLPVLDLLDRLPGPQAGALRAVFGLSDEPVRDRLTLGLATLSLLSEAATDDPLLCLVDDLQWLDRPSGDALTFAARRLRDEGIVMLFATRGTSPESGSKALPRVHVTGIDRRSAVALLPGLAPPVAEHILDQAQGNPLALRELAAALTPAQRAGQLGPLAPAEARPELPHQLQDAFAQQIRRLPDATQRTLAVAAADDTGDLPTVLAAAGRLDGEVRDLEPAERAGLVFVSAQKLRFRHPLIRFAAYQQAPLAWRIAAHRALAADLDGAQHAHRRAWHLAAATTGPDEEVAAELERVAEWAGTRQAMASASAAYERAARLTADPHRHARRLITAAQKASEAGQDERCRALTDQVPLPLRDPGMAADFARVRSVVELGYGSPRRAARILADCADTISADRPDKLAPLLTDAIHAALCAGDAPLMVEIGVRTPHLPILAVPARLLAGDLPGARRALDTLVRAGRLADVGLMDQLVTAIYCHLIADHATAHKLAAAAVAHCREQGIGGWLPTTLHLRAQVELALGRLDDAHAHATEALRLADGYDLDHRAAHLRALLAVLAATQGEEAQTRKMAEQALEYTRPREVGRGAAEALWALGLLDLALGRAQDALRHLEAARQAAGHPFLARHLLPDLIEAAVRAGHPEGARAPADQLMTWAADLGQLHFTAQAHRCAALTSPDTQAEQHYLAALDLHTDGNDFDRARTQLLYGEWLRRSRRKIDARDQLRTALKIFDQLNARPWANRARTELQAAGETHDPSDATDSPLTRLSAQEREVVRLAATGATNREIATHLFLSPRTVGHHLYRAFPKLGISSRTELADLLTP
- a CDS encoding ATP-binding protein codes for the protein MSPCPLATAYPADPTRPSPETLAYSLTLPAALASPTLARAATRAFLAAHDLRDIMDAALQAVGELNAAACQFTESPDFYLSLRYRGDAFRVIVYDRHPRHTHPRLAAACDARRRAALRVLACVCRACDGDWGFGESREPGGGTRMWATLPRASAAEYGSEAPFISLRAVP
- a CDS encoding helix-turn-helix domain-containing protein, yielding MPPRTTPTERQKRLGAELRKMRTAAGMTADHAAGLLGLDRAKISNVETGIRTISPERLRTLACNCDCSDPAYVEALVAMAQPSGRGWWERYRGSLPSSLLDIAELESYAVRMRTAHTIHVPGVLQTSDHALELFRAVLPPLPEREVALRLAYRVERQQVLEGENPPEYVGLVHEAVLRMQFGGRKVARAQLEHLLSLSERPPIRVLVIPFAAGTFPGAGNTVNYLEASVPQLDTVQVDNSHGPEFLGGAAQLAKYRAHLDWMERMALSPEASRDFIRDIANSL
- a CDS encoding SigE family RNA polymerase sigma factor, whose amino-acid sequence is MRQVRGDEYAEFAAARAGHLYRSACLLTGGDTHLAEDLVQETLGRLYVRWYRVSRVDNPAGYAQTVLTRTFLAHQRRRSSRERATDEFPDLPDPRAADTDTPLRLTLVEALGRLSAKDRAVVVLRYWEDRSVEETAEAMNVSSAAVRTRCTRALARLRLLLGDTLGEHARS
- a CDS encoding M14 family metallopeptidase — encoded protein: MRLHRRGRRTVTLATLLALALAAPITATATHATATGAKAPAPSADDIRQYEIHQSTTPVTRTAIQQTGVTVDEADEETVVVSGRADQVAKLRRLGYEVSLLGSAPNRSSGAGDVRLLDFPSADSKYHNYAEMNTEIDQRLAAYPSIMSKRVIGKSYQGRDIVAIKVSDNVATDENEPEVLLTFHQHAREHLTVEMALYLLRELGAGYGSDSRVTDMVNNREIWIVPDLNPDGGEYDIATGSYRSWRKNRQPNSGSSYVGTDLNRNWNYKWGCCGGSSGSTSSETYRGASAESAPEVKVVADFVRSRVVGGKQQIKAGIDFHTYSELVLWPFGYTTADTATGMTADDAAAFKAVGQKMAASNGYTPEQSSDLYITDGSIDDYLWGSQKIFDYTFEMYPTSSSGGGFYPPDEVIERETSRNRDAVLQLLENADCMYRSIGKATQYCS